Within Rhodospirillaceae bacterium, the genomic segment GGCGGGCTGGATGTCGATTTCCGGCATCATCAACTCGCATCTCATCATGGCGGCGGCAGTCCAGCGCTTCGGCACCGAGCAGCAGAAGCAGCGCTACCTGCCGAAATTCGCGACCGGCGAACTGCGCGGCGGCATCGCGCTCACCGAGCCGGACTGCGGCACCGACCTCCAGGCCGTGCGCACAAGGGCCGAGCGCAAGGGCAACGCTTATGTCGTCAACGGCACCAAGAGCTGGATCACCAACAGCGTCGAGGGCGATATCCTCGCCGTGCTGGTCAAGACCGATTCCGAGGCCGAACCGCGCCACCGGGGCATGAGCCTGCTGCTGGTCGAGCAGGGCGAGGGCGTCGAAACGAGCCGGCTGAAGAAACTGGGCTACAAGGGTGTCGATACCGGGCAGGTGATCTTCGACGAATGCCAGGTGCCGTTCGACAACCTGGTCGGCGGCGAGGAAGGCCGCGGCCTGCAGCAGATTCTCGCCGGCCTGGAACTGGGCCGCATCAACGTGGCGGCGCGCGGCGTCGGCATCGCCCGGGTCTGCCTCGAAAAGGCCGTGGAGTACGCCCAGATCCGCAAGACCTTCGGCAAGCCGATCGCCGAGCACCAGGCGATCCAGATCAAGCTCGCCGACATGGCGACACGGGTCGAGGCGGCGCGGTTGCTGACCGGTGCGGCGGCGCAGGCTTACGACCGGGGCGAGCGCTGCGACATGGAAGCCGGCATGGCGAAGCTCTACGCCACCGAGGCGGCGGTCGAGAACAGCCTGGAGGCCATGCGCATCCACGGCGCCTACGGCTATTCCACCGAATTCGATATCGAGCGCTACTACCGCGACGCGCCGCTGCTGGCGATCGGCGAGGGCACCAACGAATTGCAGCGCCTGATCATAGCCAGGCAGCTGATCGCGCGGAACCCGGTGTAACCGCCATGCTGCCGCTCGAAGGGGTGCGCGTGCTGGCGGTCGAGCAATACGGCGCCGGGCCGTTCGGCACTATGTTCCTCGCCGACCAGGGCGCCGAGGTCATCAAGATCGAGAACCCGAACGACGGCGGCGACATGGCGCGCACCGTCGGCCCCTATTTCTTCCCGTCGGGCGACAGCCAGTTCTTCCACAGCTTCAACCGCAACAAGAAGAGCCTCACGCTCGATCTGAGTCGGCCGGAGGCGCGGCCGGTGCTGCACGACCTCGTCCGCTCCGCCGATGCGCTGGCGAGCAACATGCGCGGCGACGTGCCGGAGAAGCTGGGCCTGACCTACGCGCATCTGAAGGCGGCGAACCCGAAGATCGTGTGCGCCCATCTCTCGGCCTACGGGCGCGACGGACCGCGCGCGGCCTGGCCGGGCTTCGACTATGTCATGCAGGCCGAGGCCGGCTATTTCGCCCTGACCGGCGAGCCGGAGGGCGCGCCGTCGCGCTTCGGCCTGTCCATCGTCGACATGATGACGGGTCTGGCGATGGCCTATGCCCTGCTGGCCGCACTGACCGGCGCACGCGCCACCGGTCAGGGGCAGGATATCGACGTCAGCCTGTTCGACGTCGCGCTGCACAATACGGGCTATCTGGCGGCCTGGTATCTCAACGCGGGCTTCAACCAGCCGCGACTGCCGCGCTCGGCCCATCCGTCGCTCACGCCCTGCCAACTCTACAGGACGGCGGACGGCTGGATCTTCCTGATGTGCAACAAGGAGAAGTTCTGGCCCGCCCTGTGCGGCGCCGTCGGCCGGCCGGACTGGGCCGACGACCCGCGCTTCCGGCGCTTCCCGGACCGGCTGGAGAACCGCGACCTGATCACCGGGATGCTGGACGAGGCCTTGCAGGCCGGCACCACCGCCGACTGGCTGGCGCGCTTCGCCGGCATCGTGCCGGCCGCGCCGGTCAACGATATCGCCGCCGCGCTGGACAACCCCTATGTCGCCGAGACCGGCCGGCTCCAGACCGTGGAGCACGGGGCCGACGGCCCTTACCGGCTGGTCGCGCCGCCGGTACGCACCGCGGAACCGGCCCCCGCCCGTCCGGCGCCCGGCCTGGGCGCAGATACCGGGAGCGTGCTGGAAGGCCTGGGCTACGACGCCGCGAAGATCGCCGCCCTGCGCGCCGGCGGGGTGATTTAGGGGCGTTGTGCGAAACCCGCTGCCTTCCTCCTGCCAATCCCCATCCGTGCCACCCCGGACGGAGCGGAGCGACGATCCGGGGTCCAGAGCCACAGGTAAACGTCGTGCCTGCCGCTCTGGACCCCGGCTCTCCCTCCGGTCGGCCGGGGTGACAATCCGGGTTTCCTGAATCAGCCCGCCCATGATCCCCCGCATCAAGGCGGCGATCTGGGTCGATGCGGAAATCCGGCGCTGCCGGGTCAACGGCATCGATGCCTACCTGGTGCGCCGGGGCGACGAGCATGCCGGCGCCATCCTGATCAAGCACAATCGGTTCGACGCCGGCTGCACCGTCTATGTGCCCACGACGTCGCCGGACGGCGGCCGGGCCTGGCGGCGCGGCACCGGCGACGATCCGGTCCCGGAGGCCGACGCCGACGCCTATATCGCCCGCCAGCGCGGCTATGACCCGGACCTCTGGGTCGTCGAGATCGAAGACCCGCGCGACGCCTGGGCGCTGGCCGAGCCGGTTCTGGAGTAGGCCGCGCGCTGCGCTACGGCACGAACTTGTAGCCGCCGTCGGCGATGTGGGTCTGGCCGGTGGTGAAGCTGGAGCGCTCGCTCAGCAGGAAGTGGACCAGTTCGGCGATCTCCTCCGGCTGGCCGAAGCGCTTGAGGGCCGCTGCCGCGGTCAGCCGCTCGTGCGCCTCCTCCGACACGTCGGCCGTCATGTCCGTCTCGACATAGCCCGGCGCGACGCCGTTGACCCGCACCGCCGGGCCGAGCGCGGCGGCGCATTGCCGGACGAAACCGATAATCGCCGCCTTCGACGTGCCGTAGGCGAACATGCGCTCGGTCGCGATCGGGTTCGGCACCAGGCCGAGCACCGAGGAGATGCAGACGATCCGGCCGAAGCCGCGCTCGACCATGCCGTCCTTGGCGCGCCAGACGGCGTGGAAGGTGCCGTCGAGATTGACCCGCATGATCTCGTGCCAGGTCTCGGCAGTCATGGAAAGCGCGTCGGCCGAGCGGGCGATGCCGGCGTTGGTGACCAGCAGGTCGACCGGGCCGAGCTCGCGCTCGACGGCGTCGAACATCGCCTCGGTTGCCGCCCGGTCGCCGACATCGGCCATGTAGACGCCCGCTGTGCCCCCGGTGGCCTCGATGGCCGCGCGGGTCTCTTCGGCCGCCTCCCGGTTGGCGGCGTAGTTGACCGCCACCTTTGCGCCGCTCGCCGCCAGGCGCAGGCAGATCGCCCGGCCGATGCCGCGCGATCCGCCCGTCACCAGGGCCGTGCGGCCCGCGAATTCCCCGTCGGTCATGGGGTCCTGCACGGGACCGGCGATATTTCCATCGCCGGCGGCCCGTTGCTACGGACTATGCCAGCCCGAGCAGCGGCGCAACGTCGGTGCTTTCCCAGGCCGGCAGCGCCTCCATTCGGCCCATCCATGCGCTGAGGTTCGGATGCTCGCCGAGCGGGAGCTGCTGATACTGGTGCAGGTGCATCGGCGACGCGACCGCGATATCGGCGATCGTCGGCTCCGGCGTCCCGCACAGCCAGTCCTGCCCGTCGAGCCGGTCGTCGAGAATCGCTGCATGCTTGTGGAAATTCGGCCCCTCGCCGTCGAGGATCGCCTGGTCCGGCTCCGCTTCGAGGATCGGCTTCACCACATTCTCGACCAGGTAGACGTAGCAGGTCGGGAACCAGGCGCTCGATTCCCAGAGCAGCCAGCGGTTGACGTCCGCCCGCGTCGCCAGGTCGCTCGGATAGGCCCCTTCGGCGCCGACCTTGTCCGCGCCGTATTGCAGGATCGCGTTGGATTCCCAGAGCTTGAGATCGCCGTCGACCAGCGCGGGCAGGGCGGCGTTGGGGTTGATCGCCATGTAATCCGGCGACTGCTGGCCTTGCGTGAAATAGTCGACATCCTCGGAGTCGAACGCGACGCCCATATGCTTGAAAC encodes:
- a CDS encoding acyl-CoA dehydrogenase family protein: MNAPHNDGDAAILDAIDRFVERSILPVAHDLEAKDEYPHAIVEDMKELGLFGATIAPEYGGLGLSAVTYSAIVERITAGWMSISGIINSHLIMAAAVQRFGTEQQKQRYLPKFATGELRGGIALTEPDCGTDLQAVRTRAERKGNAYVVNGTKSWITNSVEGDILAVLVKTDSEAEPRHRGMSLLLVEQGEGVETSRLKKLGYKGVDTGQVIFDECQVPFDNLVGGEEGRGLQQILAGLELGRINVAARGVGIARVCLEKAVEYAQIRKTFGKPIAEHQAIQIKLADMATRVEAARLLTGAAAQAYDRGERCDMEAGMAKLYATEAAVENSLEAMRIHGAYGYSTEFDIERYYRDAPLLAIGEGTNELQRLIIARQLIARNPV
- a CDS encoding DUF1491 family protein; its protein translation is MIPRIKAAIWVDAEIRRCRVNGIDAYLVRRGDEHAGAILIKHNRFDAGCTVYVPTTSPDGGRAWRRGTGDDPVPEADADAYIARQRGYDPDLWVVEIEDPRDAWALAEPVLE
- a CDS encoding 3-oxoacyl-ACP reductase FabG yields the protein MTDGEFAGRTALVTGGSRGIGRAICLRLAASGAKVAVNYAANREAAEETRAAIEATGGTAGVYMADVGDRAATEAMFDAVERELGPVDLLVTNAGIARSADALSMTAETWHEIMRVNLDGTFHAVWRAKDGMVERGFGRIVCISSVLGLVPNPIATERMFAYGTSKAAIIGFVRQCAAALGPAVRVNGVAPGYVETDMTADVSEEAHERLTAAAALKRFGQPEEIAELVHFLLSERSSFTTGQTHIADGGYKFVP
- a CDS encoding glutathione S-transferase family protein, whose amino-acid sequence is MKLYYDPRTVNCRKVVAGFKHMGVAFDSEDVDYFTQGQQSPDYMAINPNAALPALVDGDLKLWESNAILQYGADKVGAEGAYPSDLATRADVNRWLLWESSAWFPTCYVYLVENVVKPILEAEPDQAILDGEGPNFHKHAAILDDRLDGQDWLCGTPEPTIADIAVASPMHLHQYQQLPLGEHPNLSAWMGRMEALPAWESTDVAPLLGLA
- a CDS encoding CoA transferase; translation: MLPLEGVRVLAVEQYGAGPFGTMFLADQGAEVIKIENPNDGGDMARTVGPYFFPSGDSQFFHSFNRNKKSLTLDLSRPEARPVLHDLVRSADALASNMRGDVPEKLGLTYAHLKAANPKIVCAHLSAYGRDGPRAAWPGFDYVMQAEAGYFALTGEPEGAPSRFGLSIVDMMTGLAMAYALLAALTGARATGQGQDIDVSLFDVALHNTGYLAAWYLNAGFNQPRLPRSAHPSLTPCQLYRTADGWIFLMCNKEKFWPALCGAVGRPDWADDPRFRRFPDRLENRDLITGMLDEALQAGTTADWLARFAGIVPAAPVNDIAAALDNPYVAETGRLQTVEHGADGPYRLVAPPVRTAEPAPARPAPGLGADTGSVLEGLGYDAAKIAALRAGGVI